Within Pungitius pungitius chromosome 18, fPunPun2.1, whole genome shotgun sequence, the genomic segment gtctgaaccattctctctgtatgccctccgttcccggatgatggctagtgctttttacccaggtctctttacattcgtccaaatacgcgcgcggggttttcttcgcgtcccatggtaatttcggtattttagtcgacattagaagtggccatttctcgcgcattgcgtccccgatctccgtcgcgaaatacaaaaatctgtcgtcatcggcttgtcgggtcacccccgctctgttttccacgtccgctaaatcatgtgcggtcatgcatctggctgctacagccctaaagtcgccgagcgcgagcgtgtgtccgttagtaagcgtatcgagttgttttagccacttatctcccccttcagatggtgcaggcatttgcgcgactagagcagacacgtctcccagcgaccacggcttgtatttattaacacctcgagaagacatgaataacggatacatttttcccggttccccgtgaatctctgggtcgctgttatccccgcattccccgttttgctcctcctgagccgaggcagagcctttttttcctctctcccccatgtctggtgattccccgtatctcaattgtgttttcacccgctcattcgccccggctaaatactttcccttatccgccttatttctccgctgcacttctgagctgtcccttctccccggagtgcgtgagtccgtccattctttaaacccctcccgattttgacgcgcttcgaaaggccggctttcccccgttacctcgttgccccgacaaccccgcagtggtacactttcttcaacttccaactctccccccgttatatttaatacaggatacaacccagcaggtgcagaagccgaattcacaccgtttatttcaacatcgtatgccggtggtctttcctcattacaccgttcctggttatttctccccacggctttactttttatccagtacgaaaacaatgcggacctcatgtcctccacatcctccatctctttacgaagttttcctt encodes:
- the LOC134107208 gene encoding uncharacterized protein LOC134107208; translation: MEDEYDRETVDGGWGPAPGYRWKIINDQLRLLLVAVGGETTGKKKHEAVERTERAVRKLLEKKGVSLADRLSLAQILWEKERDCREEKKELESKREKASVLKKGKLRKEMEDVEDMRSALFSYWIKSKAVGRNNQERCNEERPPAYDVEINGVNSASAPAGLYPVLNITGGELEVEESVPLRGCRGNEVTGESRPFEARQNREGFKEWTDSRTPGRRDSSEVQRRNKADKGKYLAGANERVKTQLRYGESPDMGERGKKGSASAQEEQNGECGDNSDPEIHGEPGKMYPLFMSSRGVNKYKPWSLGDVSALVAQMPAPSEGGDKWLKQLDTLTNGHTLALGDFRAVAARCMTAHDLADVENRAGVTRQADDDRFLYFATEIGDAMREKWPLLMSTKIPKLPWDAKKTPRAYLDECKETWVKSTSHHPGTEGIQREWFRQAVLEGVPEGVKAKMITNPDLPGSESAVWERHLLHHLQDATEGATGEEKQLKELQAQLLRLQLTKVKQEVSEKKQKGKDERQMTVQAAPAEGNAPDLYPLPPWEETSYGTAQGWGPNRGGGYRSNYRGGAGRRGSYGGGGERGGYQGRDACFNCGMEGHWRMECPSKKKRQGRGRGVPSRGAWAPNPHAAPPRGQYPALEDWGYEADASQ